In Nostoc sp. CENA543, a single genomic region encodes these proteins:
- a CDS encoding YcaO-like family protein, which produces MWQNLNAPKLNLDGTFRTQAPHQTWERLQEFLPAFGITRVADITGLDCIGIPVAQAIRPNGKAFSGSQGKGISLLLAMISAAMESVESYHAENLPKPEIVASYAEISRHHQAIAPDKLEPGKRWAAYHPTKPLDWICGTDLFTNQPVYIPQAYLDLDTTVEKHDTGIFSTSSNGLASGNHLLEAIAHGLFEVIEREAEWRWWQLPIEQRINCLVEIQSIKSPLLQSLLHQIQLAGAKAVITDLSSTVGIPTYKCLISDIENWHGRPTTVGWGCHSSKEIALARAITESAQSRVTLIAGSRDDTHPESYALGRFKLPGSSPTPKFSGKRPIATLIDFETQPELPPTATFAAEIQQILDCLSSLGFHQAVFVNHTREEFGFPVVHVVVPETHLPASY; this is translated from the coding sequence ATGTGGCAAAATTTGAATGCACCAAAGCTCAATCTTGATGGTACGTTTCGCACACAAGCACCCCATCAGACTTGGGAACGGCTACAAGAATTTCTACCTGCTTTTGGCATTACGCGTGTTGCGGATATTACTGGCTTGGACTGTATTGGGATTCCGGTTGCTCAAGCGATTCGACCAAACGGGAAGGCCTTTTCTGGTTCTCAAGGTAAAGGAATTTCGCTGCTATTGGCGATGATTTCCGCCGCAATGGAATCTGTGGAATCTTATCACGCTGAAAATCTGCCAAAACCAGAGATAGTTGCTTCCTATGCAGAAATCTCTCGTCATCATCAGGCGATCGCGCCTGATAAACTAGAACCTGGGAAAAGATGGGCAGCTTATCATCCTACTAAACCTTTAGATTGGATTTGCGGCACAGATTTATTCACCAATCAACCTGTGTATATACCGCAAGCTTATCTAGATTTAGATACTACTGTAGAGAAACATGATACGGGAATATTCAGCACTTCTAGCAATGGACTAGCATCAGGCAACCACTTACTGGAGGCGATCGCACATGGCTTATTTGAAGTCATCGAGAGGGAAGCTGAGTGGCGTTGGTGGCAGTTGCCGATAGAGCAGAGGATTAACTGTTTGGTGGAGATTCAAAGTATTAAGTCTCCTTTACTACAATCACTACTCCATCAAATTCAACTGGCTGGGGCAAAAGCTGTCATTACAGATTTATCCTCGACTGTGGGGATACCTACTTATAAATGTCTGATCAGTGATATCGAAAATTGGCACGGCCGCCCCACAACTGTAGGATGGGGGTGTCACAGTTCTAAAGAAATAGCCTTAGCGCGGGCTATTACGGAATCAGCTCAGTCACGGGTTACACTGATTGCAGGTAGTCGGGATGACACTCATCCTGAAAGTTATGCGTTGGGACGTTTCAAATTACCTGGTAGTAGCCCAACTCCCAAGTTTAGTGGCAAAAGACCAATTGCCACCCTCATTGATTTTGAAACGCAGCCCGAACTTCCCCCGACAGCCACCTTTGCAGCAGAAATTCAGCAAATCCTCGATTGTCTCAGTAGTCTAGGCTTTCATCAAGCTGTATTTGTTAATCACACACGCGAGGAGTTTGGCTTCCCGGTAGTTCATGTTGTTGTGCCAGAAACACATCTTCCTGCATCTTATTAG
- a CDS encoding thiopeptide-type bacteriocin biosynthesis protein, which translates to MIDDSKTTQPPNSDQWETGEWVQLNVGLVRHQGDALPSARILFAKIAPLVNSWRSYGLLRWFFFMRKPPDVRMRFFIQGDQQQAIAEISELMYSLQQENHIHLFFFSEYQPETERFGGTKAMQWVHQHFDIDTSQWLILDYLHQHHRCVVPKDVLLPSLLHDLFTRAMSDQVSVLAAWHSLGDLIPPDPEATMTTVELLSLENLYQIYSVTEQEKDVLKVYTKYNRILAQKLVYLRDIGQLSQDLPDVLASIAMFTFHRHGFDGRQSGKLIPAIIHTLQDLKN; encoded by the coding sequence ATGATTGACGACTCAAAGACAACTCAACCACCCAATAGTGATCAATGGGAAACTGGAGAATGGGTGCAACTGAATGTCGGACTTGTCAGACATCAGGGTGATGCACTTCCCAGTGCGCGGATCTTGTTTGCCAAGATCGCACCCTTAGTAAATAGCTGGCGGAGTTATGGTTTGTTACGTTGGTTTTTCTTTATGAGAAAACCGCCAGATGTGCGAATGCGGTTTTTTATTCAAGGGGATCAGCAACAGGCGATCGCAGAAATATCCGAGCTAATGTATTCTCTTCAACAAGAAAACCATATTCATCTGTTTTTCTTTAGCGAATACCAGCCTGAAACTGAACGGTTTGGTGGTACAAAAGCCATGCAATGGGTTCATCAGCACTTCGACATAGATACTTCCCAGTGGCTCATTCTTGACTACCTCCATCAACATCATCGGTGTGTTGTTCCCAAAGATGTACTTCTTCCCAGCTTGTTACATGACCTCTTTACCCGTGCTATGTCAGATCAGGTGTCAGTTCTGGCAGCTTGGCACAGTTTAGGTGATTTGATTCCCCCAGATCCTGAAGCCACAATGACCACTGTTGAACTACTTTCTCTAGAAAATTTATACCAGATTTACTCCGTTACAGAACAGGAAAAAGATGTATTGAAAGTATACACAAAATATAACCGTATTCTTGCCCAAAAGTTAGTTTATCTCCGAGATATTGGTCAATTATCCCAGGATTTACCTGATGTCCTTGCATCTATCGCTATGTTTACTTTCCATCGTCATGGCTTTGATGGGCGACAATCCGGAAAGCTGATTCCAGCTATCATCCACACTCTTCAAGATCTAAAAAATTGA
- a CDS encoding cupin-like domain-containing protein: MALDNIERIAAPPKDVFYREYILAQRPVIITNLFETSSLCQMDTLEKVRTGLSDIPVQVCPNYIANLLSAKSADDARMMNLGAYLDFLQAQPTSLDICVEYPTPQNLLELLPLNLYQDLSNESDLYSNMFVAGSKNYAHLHYDADQRNVLLFQVFGTKRFILIHPRETHKLDAINQPNLCRTSGLFLENMSETEKIDFIRYTNAIDVVLYPGETIFMPMMIWHYIEYLEPAMSIAYRLGRNSYNRRLAQMFPAPSVDVQTLSLLLMDETVAQSHHTEWLDKLEHTSHLFGEQESDRQAALNYLCLKIRGQYLGFEPIKSMGELSRRQMILEQAPLYRV, from the coding sequence GTGGCTCTCGATAACATTGAGCGAATTGCCGCACCACCAAAGGATGTGTTTTACCGTGAGTATATCCTTGCCCAACGTCCAGTGATTATCACGAATCTCTTTGAAACTTCATCACTGTGTCAAATGGATACTCTAGAAAAGGTCAGAACTGGACTTAGCGACATTCCGGTTCAAGTTTGTCCCAATTACATCGCTAATCTGTTGTCTGCGAAATCAGCTGATGATGCTCGGATGATGAACTTAGGCGCATATCTTGACTTTTTGCAAGCACAACCCACAAGTCTTGATATTTGTGTTGAGTATCCCACACCCCAAAATTTGCTGGAGTTATTACCTTTAAATTTATATCAAGATTTAAGTAATGAAAGCGACTTATATTCCAATATGTTTGTTGCTGGCAGTAAGAACTATGCCCATCTACACTATGATGCTGATCAGCGTAACGTTCTTTTATTTCAGGTGTTCGGGACAAAGCGATTTATATTAATTCATCCCCGTGAAACTCACAAACTAGATGCTATTAATCAGCCTAATTTATGCCGTACAAGTGGCTTATTTTTAGAAAATATGTCAGAAACGGAGAAAATAGATTTTATCCGCTATACCAATGCTATTGATGTGGTACTTTATCCAGGTGAAACTATTTTTATGCCGATGATGATCTGGCATTACATTGAATATTTAGAACCGGCTATGTCAATTGCTTATCGTTTGGGACGTAACTCTTATAATCGGCGATTGGCGCAAATGTTTCCGGCTCCATCTGTTGATGTTCAGACCTTGTCGTTGTTGCTGATGGACGAGACGGTGGCACAGTCACATCATACAGAATGGTTAGACAAACTAGAGCATACTAGTCATTTATTTGGTGAGCAGGAAAGCGATCGCCAAGCGGCTTTAAACTATCTTTGTCTGAAAATTCGTGGTCAATATCTGGGTTTTGAGCCTATTAAGAGTATGGGAGAATTGAGCCGACGGCAAATGATACTGGAACAAGCTCCCTTATATAGAGTCTAA
- a CDS encoding NHLP family bacteriocin export ABC transporter peptidase/permease/ATPase subunit — MEAVECGAAALGIILAYYRKIVPLAELRQSCGISRDGSKASNMIKAARNYGMQAKGFKKQLEQLKTLRPPYIVFWNFNHFLVVEGFKNNWVYLNDPATGPRRVSYQEFDEAYTGVVLVMEPGTEFQRGGRKPSLIGALVDRLQSSWGAILYCLLAGFFLVIPGLVLPVFNQIFVDRVLIENRTDWLRPLILGMGITVFIQGWLTFLQRRFLRKLNIKLSVEMSSQFIHHILRLPVGFYAQRFAGEISSRININTKVAEVLSGQLARTVIDTVMVVFYAIVMFAYDGVLTAISVCFVAINILALQWVSRQRTDMYMRTIQDRGKVAGTEIAALQSMETLKASALESDFFSRWSGYYTKLINGQQELGITNQVLGVLPPFLTSLSSLSILAIGGLRVMDGHLSIGMLVAFQSLMTSFLTPVNSLVNFGSTLQELEGDLTRLDDVLRNPTDPELDNQDRHIQPVQYALPCQLRGYVEFQNVTFGYSHTNEPLIKDLSFQLQPGERVALVGGSGSGKSTVAKLLAGLYQPWSGVILFDGIPKEKIPRSVMSNSLAIVEQDIFLYAGTVRENLTLWDDTVPNSQLIRACKDAAIHEAILALPGGYDSYLLEGAANLSGGQRQRLEIARALVNDPTILVMDEATSALDAETEKIIDRNLRYRGCSSIIVAHRLSTIRDCNEIIVLEKGQVIQRGNHQQMSQMDSPYAKLIQLEQT, encoded by the coding sequence ATGGAAGCCGTGGAGTGTGGAGCGGCCGCTTTAGGCATTATTTTGGCGTACTACCGTAAAATTGTCCCCTTAGCCGAACTGCGTCAAAGTTGCGGCATTTCTCGTGATGGCAGCAAAGCTTCTAATATGATTAAAGCTGCCAGAAATTACGGAATGCAGGCTAAAGGTTTTAAAAAGCAGTTGGAGCAATTAAAAACACTCCGTCCGCCATATATTGTCTTTTGGAATTTCAATCATTTTTTAGTAGTTGAAGGATTTAAAAACAATTGGGTTTACCTGAATGACCCAGCCACAGGGCCAAGACGAGTTTCCTATCAAGAATTTGATGAAGCTTACACAGGGGTTGTCCTGGTCATGGAACCAGGCACAGAATTTCAACGCGGCGGTCGTAAACCTAGCTTAATTGGTGCTTTGGTAGATAGATTACAAAGTTCTTGGGGGGCTATCCTCTATTGTTTACTCGCAGGATTTTTCCTAGTTATTCCAGGTTTAGTTTTACCAGTATTCAATCAGATTTTTGTTGATAGAGTTCTTATAGAAAACCGTACAGATTGGTTGCGTCCACTCATTTTGGGCATGGGCATCACTGTATTTATTCAGGGATGGTTAACATTTTTGCAAAGACGGTTTTTAAGAAAATTAAATATTAAGTTATCAGTGGAAATGTCTAGCCAATTTATCCACCATATTTTGCGCTTGCCAGTAGGATTTTATGCTCAAAGATTTGCCGGAGAAATCAGCAGTCGGATTAATATTAATACCAAAGTCGCAGAAGTCCTATCAGGTCAATTAGCGAGGACTGTAATTGATACAGTCATGGTAGTATTTTATGCCATAGTGATGTTTGCTTATGATGGGGTATTAACGGCTATTAGTGTGTGTTTTGTGGCAATTAATATCCTGGCATTACAGTGGGTTTCGCGGCAACGCACAGATATGTATATGCGAACCATACAAGACCGGGGTAAAGTCGCAGGTACAGAAATTGCCGCACTCCAAAGTATGGAAACCCTCAAAGCCTCAGCTTTAGAGTCAGATTTCTTCTCACGCTGGTCTGGTTACTATACCAAATTGATTAATGGTCAGCAGGAATTAGGCATCACCAATCAAGTATTAGGGGTTTTGCCGCCATTTTTGACTAGTTTAAGTTCACTATCAATTTTAGCGATCGGTGGACTGCGGGTCATGGATGGACATCTCAGCATTGGGATGTTGGTTGCTTTCCAAAGTTTAATGACTAGTTTTTTAACTCCAGTCAACTCTCTAGTGAATTTTGGCAGTACCCTACAAGAATTAGAGGGTGATTTGACTCGTTTGGATGATGTATTGCGAAACCCGACTGATCCTGAACTAGACAATCAAGATAGACATATTCAGCCAGTACAGTATGCGTTACCCTGTCAACTCCGGGGATATGTAGAATTTCAAAATGTCACCTTTGGCTATTCGCACACGAATGAGCCATTAATTAAAGACTTGAGTTTTCAGCTACAACCAGGAGAAAGAGTTGCTCTGGTTGGTGGTAGCGGTTCAGGGAAATCAACAGTTGCTAAATTGTTAGCAGGATTGTACCAACCTTGGTCGGGGGTAATTCTGTTTGATGGTATTCCCAAAGAGAAAATCCCTAGATCAGTCATGTCTAATTCTCTGGCGATCGTAGAACAGGATATTTTTTTATATGCTGGTACTGTCAGAGAAAATTTAACCTTATGGGACGATACTGTACCCAATTCGCAATTAATCCGAGCTTGTAAAGATGCTGCCATTCACGAAGCCATTCTAGCTTTACCTGGAGGCTATGATAGCTACTTGCTTGAGGGTGCAGCTAATTTAAGCGGAGGACAACGCCAGCGTTTGGAAATTGCTCGTGCATTAGTCAATGATCCGACAATTTTAGTCATGGATGAAGCAACTAGTGCTTTAGATGCAGAGACAGAAAAAATTATTGACCGGAATCTGCGCTATCGGGGATGTTCTAGCATTATTGTGGCTCACCGCTTAAGTACCATCCGCGACTGTAATGAAATCATTGTTCTAGAAAAAGGTCAGGTAATACAGCGAGGTAATCATCAACAGATGTCACAGATGGATAGTCCTTATGCAAAATTGATTCAATTGGAGCAAACCTGA
- a CDS encoding NHLP bacteriocin system secretion protein — protein sequence MADKESIFRKESLERLSSPERLDQLMQIVNPLDWLPLATLGSFIVLGLVWSIFGRIPITVSGKGILMQPNQVVTFESPISGQLQSLNVKPGQCIETGHIIATIDPTDLKQQLQLQRSKLAQLQTQERDAILLQRQRTTKEKEAIASARVSYIQRLRDTQTLTPAFYEKGLNAIRQQRISLQQRLKDATELVPVLQDRFQKRQQLLDAGAIAKDTVLQAEQEYKQGLQTVYDIQAQLKQLDVQETEAQQRYLGNLSSVGELQAQLKDLETRSKRIDQENAENINTKVNQIQDTNRAIAQLEKQILDNSQIVSLSSGCVLEVSAFVGQVASPGTPLVSVNTSNENTPLVAISYFNVKDGKLIQPGMTLQITPDSVKRERFGGIVAQVTSVSALPVTKEGANSLIGNPDLVAKILPTGGGDMEVRAEMVIDPSTFSGYRWSSSQGPKLNISAGTTTTVRVKVAEQAPITFVLPILREFTGIN from the coding sequence ATGGCTGATAAAGAGAGTATATTTCGCAAAGAATCGCTGGAGCGGTTATCTTCTCCAGAGAGATTGGATCAATTAATGCAAATAGTCAATCCTTTAGACTGGCTACCTTTGGCTACTTTGGGTAGTTTTATTGTTTTGGGGTTAGTTTGGAGTATCTTTGGACGAATTCCCATTACAGTCTCAGGTAAGGGAATACTGATGCAACCCAATCAAGTTGTAACTTTTGAGTCTCCCATCTCTGGACAATTGCAAAGTCTAAATGTGAAACCTGGACAATGTATCGAAACAGGACATATTATCGCCACAATTGATCCTACTGATCTCAAACAACAATTGCAGCTCCAACGCTCCAAATTGGCACAATTACAAACACAAGAACGGGATGCTATTTTACTTCAGCGACAACGTACCACCAAGGAAAAAGAAGCGATCGCATCTGCTAGAGTTAGCTACATTCAACGTTTGCGAGATACCCAAACTCTCACGCCTGCATTTTATGAAAAAGGCTTAAATGCGATTCGTCAACAGCGTATTAGTTTACAGCAACGCCTCAAGGATGCGACGGAACTTGTACCAGTGCTGCAAGATAGATTTCAAAAACGTCAGCAACTTTTAGACGCAGGCGCAATTGCCAAAGATACCGTGTTACAAGCAGAGCAAGAATATAAACAAGGGTTACAAACCGTCTATGATATCCAAGCACAACTCAAGCAGTTAGATGTGCAAGAAACGGAAGCACAACAGAGATACTTAGGAAATCTCAGTTCTGTCGGTGAACTGCAAGCACAATTAAAAGACTTAGAAACGAGGAGTAAACGTATTGATCAAGAAAACGCAGAAAATATTAATACTAAAGTTAATCAAATTCAAGATACCAATCGAGCGATCGCCCAACTCGAAAAACAAATATTAGATAATAGTCAAATTGTCAGCCTCAGTAGTGGTTGTGTATTAGAAGTCTCCGCTTTTGTTGGTCAAGTCGCTAGTCCCGGAACTCCGCTTGTATCTGTCAATACCAGCAACGAAAACACTCCCCTCGTTGCCATCTCTTACTTTAACGTCAAAGATGGCAAACTGATTCAACCAGGAATGACCCTACAAATCACCCCCGACTCCGTCAAAAGAGAACGCTTCGGTGGTATTGTGGCTCAAGTCACCTCCGTTTCCGCTTTACCTGTGACTAAAGAAGGTGCAAATTCGCTGATTGGCAATCCTGACTTAGTGGCAAAAATCTTGCCGACTGGTGGCGGAGACATGGAAGTGCGAGCAGAAATGGTCATTGACCCATCCACCTTTAGCGGTTATCGTTGGTCTTCCTCCCAGGGGCCAAAATTAAACATTTCTGCGGGAACAACTACCACTGTACGGGTAAAAGTAGCAGAGCAAGCCCCCATTACTTTTGTTTTGCCTATTCTCCGTGAATTTACGGGAATTAACTAA
- a CDS encoding cyclic nucleotide-binding domain-containing protein: protein MLKQILASFPHFLAFADRDIDWLHSVSKFIEYHPDEVIIQEGRTVLHTIEILLTGALSICVSPTGNIEDAVEIDRVAAGEIAESLSFIDNRPPSISCIALAKSRVLSVPRLELIQKLERDTEFAARFYHMLSMSLSQQLRRLTDFLAQNNVVPGEPLRKVLFVFAILNDSDIDWMIAQGIRKQVSPGTILIEEGKPVEALYILLNGKLGIFVSTPRNGLTQKEIAKSVKGEILGEMSFVEMTNASATVKAAESSVLLALPQQILAEKLKQDTGFTARFYRAIAVVLTDRIRDRLFRRGFGKLAYQLDELLSENIEVEDEIDLDTLDNTALAGARFDWMIKRLNKQS from the coding sequence ATGCTCAAACAAATTTTGGCTAGTTTTCCGCATTTTTTAGCTTTTGCAGATAGAGATATTGATTGGCTACATAGTGTCAGCAAATTCATAGAATATCATCCTGATGAAGTGATTATTCAAGAAGGTCGAACAGTTCTCCATACAATTGAAATCTTGTTAACAGGTGCATTAAGTATTTGTGTTTCTCCCACTGGAAATATAGAAGATGCAGTAGAAATTGATCGGGTAGCTGCGGGAGAAATAGCAGAATCTCTATCTTTTATAGATAATCGTCCCCCCTCGATTAGTTGTATAGCGTTGGCAAAGTCACGCGTGTTATCTGTGCCTCGACTGGAACTAATTCAAAAGTTAGAGCGAGATACAGAGTTTGCTGCTCGTTTTTATCACATGCTGTCTATGTCACTGTCGCAGCAATTGCGAAGATTAACTGATTTTCTCGCTCAAAATAACGTTGTTCCTGGTGAACCATTACGCAAAGTTTTATTTGTATTTGCCATTTTGAATGATAGTGATATTGATTGGATGATTGCCCAAGGAATCAGAAAACAAGTTAGTCCAGGAACGATACTGATTGAAGAAGGTAAACCCGTTGAAGCATTATATATATTGTTAAATGGTAAATTAGGAATTTTTGTTAGCACCCCCCGCAATGGGCTGACTCAAAAAGAAATTGCGAAATCAGTTAAAGGTGAGATTTTAGGAGAGATGTCTTTTGTAGAAATGACAAATGCTTCTGCCACAGTCAAAGCCGCAGAATCTTCAGTATTATTGGCACTACCACAGCAAATATTAGCAGAAAAATTAAAGCAGGATACAGGATTTACAGCCCGTTTTTATCGAGCGATCGCTGTAGTTTTAACAGATAGAATCCGTGATCGATTATTCCGGCGTGGCTTTGGTAAATTAGCTTACCAATTAGATGAACTCCTATCGGAAAATATCGAAGTTGAAGATGAAATCGACTTAGATACATTAGACAATACTGCCCTAGCCGGTGCTAGATTTGACTGGATGATTAAACGACTAAATAAGCAATCTTGA
- a CDS encoding DUF928 domain-containing protein yields MAESPRRWQNWQISQKFIPPNRQAPRTAAGGGSRGDSCELASKETLQPLIPQNKFGLTLAERPSFYWFVPHMSVQTAHFSILDDQGVVYETTVKLPNKAGIIGFTLPSNASSLKIGKKYHWYFAIACNPEAEKEMTVDGWVERIPATPALSQQLAKTNPQQLSQVYANAGIWHEALHTLVQQRLASPSDRKVAANWQIFLESVGLKDLVSQPLLNQSLENVQTLKENHKGECGSQL; encoded by the coding sequence ATGGCTGAATCACCACGGAGATGGCAAAACTGGCAAATCAGTCAGAAATTTATCCCCCCAAATCGCCAAGCACCCCGCACAGCTGCTGGCGGGGGAAGTCGTGGAGATTCTTGTGAGTTAGCAAGTAAAGAAACTTTACAGCCTTTAATACCGCAAAATAAATTCGGTTTAACTTTGGCTGAACGTCCTAGTTTTTACTGGTTTGTGCCGCACATGAGTGTACAAACGGCACACTTTTCCATACTAGATGATCAGGGTGTAGTCTACGAAACAACTGTTAAACTTCCTAACAAAGCGGGAATTATCGGTTTTACGTTGCCATCTAACGCCTCTAGCCTAAAAATTGGTAAAAAATATCACTGGTATTTTGCGATCGCCTGCAATCCAGAAGCAGAAAAAGAAATGACTGTAGATGGTTGGGTAGAACGTATCCCAGCCACGCCAGCCTTATCCCAGCAGCTAGCCAAGACAAATCCCCAGCAACTTTCCCAAGTTTACGCAAATGCTGGCATTTGGCACGAAGCGTTACATACCTTAGTACAACAACGTTTAGCATCTCCGAGCGATCGCAAAGTAGCAGCTAATTGGCAAATCTTTCTAGAGTCAGTCGGGTTAAAAGATTTAGTTTCCCAACCTTTGCTCAATCAATCTCTAGAAAATGTCCAGACTCTAAAAGAAAACCACAAAGGTGAATGTGGGAGTCAGCTTTAA
- a CDS encoding CHASE2 domain-containing protein has product MWSQIKKQIWQWRGILITAPSVSIFVLILRWSGLLQMLELAALDQMFLLRPPESLDSRIVIVEINESDVQKLGKNGNWPLPDGLLSKILGNIKQQKPSAIGLDLYRDLPVGSGHDSLVKIFENTPNLVGIQKVAENDDSSAVAPPPALKKIGQVGANDFPLDGDGKVRRSLLYLADKNGENIFSFAFKLAYLDLSDRQIDVGQTDDFLVKTGNVIYPLFKSNDGGYVRAEDQGYQVLINYRHAHPSFQQISIIDVLENRIPQDLFKGRIVLIGSTAESLKDLFYTPASSTILTAPKRMAGVVIHAHAISQILSATLDNRPLIKTWHKPQEWLWIFLWSLIGATLIWQQRYSGTSKRKSLFPIISLLLAGCSLIGISYLAFLLGWWIPFVPPLMTLIGSGIAVTAYIARTAGAIRKTFGRYLTDAVVANLLENPEGLKLGGERKKITILTSDLRGFTATSERLSAEEVIKVINIYLGCMADVITQYQGTIDEFMGDGILVLFGAPITRNDDASRAIACAVAMQLAMADVNQKIQQMGFPKLEMGIGINTAEVVVGNIGSEKRTKYGVIGSQVNLTYRIESYTVGGQIFVSESTIHEVGAIAQILDIKEVQAKGVTQPIKIYEIGGIAGAYNLYLVKEAEIFWQLPGAIPLQYAILDGKDVDKTVSRGNLVKLSATGAQICHDSTISPIVLPPFTNLKLNFFLPPHTPITEDIYAKVLDKTAEPNSFYIRFTNIPPEVAMQLQNAITPNE; this is encoded by the coding sequence ATGTGGAGTCAAATTAAAAAACAAATTTGGCAATGGCGCGGTATCTTAATTACTGCACCCAGCGTCAGTATATTCGTATTGATTCTGCGATGGAGTGGACTATTGCAGATGTTAGAATTAGCTGCATTAGATCAAATGTTTCTATTACGTCCTCCAGAATCTCTAGACTCGCGCATTGTCATTGTTGAAATTAATGAATCGGATGTGCAGAAGCTCGGTAAAAATGGTAATTGGCCGCTACCAGATGGCTTACTTTCCAAGATTTTAGGAAATATCAAACAACAAAAACCCAGTGCAATTGGTCTAGATTTATATCGAGATTTACCAGTGGGTTCTGGTCATGATTCATTAGTGAAAATCTTTGAGAATACACCCAATTTAGTTGGGATACAGAAAGTTGCGGAAAATGATGATAGTTCAGCAGTTGCACCACCACCAGCACTGAAAAAAATCGGACAAGTAGGTGCAAATGATTTTCCTTTAGATGGGGATGGAAAAGTTCGCCGTAGTTTACTGTATTTAGCTGATAAAAATGGAGAAAATATATTTAGTTTTGCTTTTAAATTAGCTTATCTTGATTTGAGCGATCGCCAGATAGATGTCGGACAAACCGATGACTTTTTAGTCAAAACAGGTAATGTCATTTACCCCTTATTTAAAAGTAATGATGGTGGTTATGTGCGAGCTGAAGACCAGGGTTATCAGGTACTAATCAATTATCGTCATGCTCACCCAAGTTTTCAGCAAATATCAATTATAGATGTGTTAGAAAATCGCATACCCCAGGATTTATTCAAGGGACGCATTGTCTTAATTGGCTCTACGGCTGAAAGTCTCAAAGACCTATTTTATACACCTGCCAGCAGCACAATATTAACAGCACCAAAACGCATGGCAGGTGTAGTCATTCATGCTCATGCTATCAGTCAGATTTTAAGTGCGACTTTAGATAATCGGCCGTTAATTAAAACTTGGCATAAACCGCAAGAATGGTTATGGATCTTTCTGTGGTCATTGATTGGTGCAACCTTAATCTGGCAACAAAGATATAGTGGTACTTCTAAAAGAAAATCGCTGTTCCCTATAATTAGCTTATTACTGGCTGGATGTAGTCTCATAGGTATTAGTTATCTAGCTTTCTTATTAGGTTGGTGGATTCCTTTTGTCCCACCATTAATGACATTAATTGGTTCAGGAATTGCTGTAACTGCTTATATTGCGAGGACAGCAGGAGCAATTCGCAAAACATTTGGTCGTTACCTGACTGATGCAGTAGTCGCCAATTTACTAGAAAATCCTGAAGGTTTAAAGCTGGGTGGAGAACGCAAAAAAATCACAATTCTCACTTCTGATTTAAGGGGTTTTACCGCTACATCTGAGAGATTATCGGCGGAAGAAGTGATTAAAGTTATTAATATTTATTTGGGATGTATGGCAGATGTCATTACTCAATATCAAGGTACTATTGATGAGTTTATGGGTGATGGCATTTTAGTTTTATTTGGCGCGCCCATTACTAGAAATGATGATGCAAGTAGAGCAATTGCTTGTGCCGTAGCCATGCAGTTAGCAATGGCAGATGTGAATCAAAAAATTCAGCAAATGGGATTTCCAAAACTAGAAATGGGTATTGGGATTAATACAGCAGAAGTAGTAGTAGGTAATATTGGTTCAGAAAAACGTACTAAATATGGAGTTATTGGTAGCCAAGTAAATTTAACTTATCGTATTGAATCTTATACAGTGGGCGGACAAATTTTCGTTTCCGAATCAACTATTCATGAAGTTGGTGCGATCGCCCAAATTTTGGACATTAAAGAAGTACAAGCCAAAGGGGTGACACAACCCATAAAAATATATGAAATTGGTGGCATCGCTGGAGCATACAATTTATATCTGGTAAAAGAAGCAGAAATATTTTGGCAACTACCAGGCGCAATTCCCCTACAGTATGCAATTTTGGATGGTAAAGACGTAGATAAAACTGTGAGCAGAGGGAACTTAGTTAAGCTGTCAGCCACAGGAGCGCAAATATGCCATGATTCAACCATAAGTCCTATAGTTTTGCCACCATTTACCAATTTAAAATTAAACTTTTTTCTACCCCCTCATACCCCAATCACTGAAGACATCTATGCTAAAGTCTTAGACAAAACAGCAGAACCAAATAGTTTTTATATTCGCTTTACTAACATACCCCCAGAAGTAGCAATGCAATTGCAAAATGCCATAACTCCAAATGAATGA